The Bubalus bubalis isolate 160015118507 breed Murrah chromosome 16, NDDB_SH_1, whole genome shotgun sequence genome window below encodes:
- the LOC102400888 gene encoding olfactory receptor 51E1 isoform X1: MEESDSGSREPIPAWHCLQLSFFTMVGPNGNESSATYFILIGLPGLEEAQFWLAFPLCSLYLIAVLGNLTIIYIVRTEHSLHEPMYIFLCMLSGLDVLISTSSMPKMMAIFWFNSTTIQFDACLLQMFAIHSLSGMESTVLLAMAFDRYVAICHPLRHATVLTLPRVTKIGMAAVVRGVALMAPLPVFIKRLPFCRSNILSHSYCLHQDVMKLACADIRVNIIYGLIVIISAIGLDSLLISLSYLLILKTVLGLTREAQAKAFGTCVSHVCAVFIFYVPFIGLSMVHRFGKQHDSLLPVILANTYLLVPPVLNPIVYGVKTKEIRQRILRLFHVTTHTLDP, translated from the exons ATGGAAGAATCTGATTCTGGAAGCAGGGAG CCTATACCTGCCTGGCACTGCTTGCAGCTCAGCTTCTTCACAATGGTGGGTCCCAATGGCAACGAATCCAGTGCCACGTATTTCATCCTAATAGGCCTGCCAGGCTTGGAAGAAGCTCAGTTCTGGCTGGCCTTCCCATTGTGTTCCCTCTACCTTATTGCTGTGCTAGGTAACTTGACGATCATCTACATTGTGCGGACGGAGCACAGTCTTCATGAACCCATGTACATCTTTCTTTGCATGCTTTCTGGCCTTGATGTTCTCATCTCCACCTCATCCATGCCCAAAATGATGGCCATCTTCTGGTTCAACTCCACTACCATCCAGTTTGACGCTTGTCTATTACAGATGTTTGCCATCCACTCTTTATCTGGCATGGAGTCCACAGTACTGCTGGCCATGGCctttgaccgctatgtggccatctgccacccaCTACGCCATGCCACTGTGCTAACATTGCCTCGTGTAACCAAGATTGGCATGGCTGCTGTGGTGCGGGGGGTTGCACTTATGGCACCCCTGCCTGTCTTCATCAAAAGGCTACCCTTCTGCCGCTCCAATATCCTTTCCCATTCCTACTGCCTGCACCAAGATGTCATGAAGCTGGCCTGTGCTGACATCCGCGTCAATATCATCTATGGCCTCATCGTCATCATCTCAGCCATTGGCCTGGATTCGCTTCTCATCTCTTTGTCATATCTGCTTATCCTCAAGACTGTGTTGGGCTTGACACGTGAAGCCCAGGCAAAAGCATTTGGTACATGTGTCTCTCATGTGTGTGCTGTTTTCATATTCTATGTGCCTTTCATTGGATTGTCTATGGTGCACCGGTTTGGCAAGCAGCATGACTCCCTCCTGCCTGTCATCCTGGCCAACACCTACCTGCTTGTTCCCCCCGTTCTCAACCCTATTGTCTACGGAGTGAAGACAAAGGAGATCCGACAGCGCATCCTTCGTCTTTTTCATGTGACCACCCACACTTTGGATCCCTAA
- the LOC102406614 gene encoding olfactory receptor 51D1 has product MTVPNGTLVHPAYFLLVGIPGLGPDTHFWLAFPLCCMYALASLGNLAIILIIRVERRLHEPMYLFLAMLSTIDLVLSSVTMPKMVSLFLTGVQEIEFNACLAQMFLIHALSAMESAVLLAMAFDRFVAICHPLRHASVLTGPMVAKIGLAALTRGFVLFFPLPFILKRLSYCRKHTVTHSFCLHQDIMKLSCTDTTVNVVYGLFIILSVMGVDSLFIGFSYILILRAVLELSSQGAALKAFNTCISHLCAVLVFYVPLIGLSVVHRLSGPTSLLHVIMANIYLLLPPVVNPIVYGAKTKEIRSRVFHIFSQNGR; this is encoded by the coding sequence ATGACTGTGCCAAATGGAACTCTGGTCCACCCAGCATACTTCCTGCTGGTGGGCATCCCTGGCCTGGGACCTGACACCCACTTTTGGCTGGCTTTCCCACTGTGTTGTATGTATGCCTTGGCCAGCCTGGGCAACCTGGCCATTATCCTCATCATCCGTGTGGAAAGGCGCCTGCATGAGCCCATGTACCTCTTCCTGGCCATGCTTTCCACCATTGACCTAGTTCTCTCCTCCGTCACCATGCCCAAGATGGTCAGCCTCTTCCTGACAGGTGTCCAGGAGATCGAGTTCAATGCCTGTCTGGCCCAGATGTTCCTTATCCATGCTCTGTCAGCCATGGAGTCAGCTGTCCTGCTGGCCATGGCATTTGACCGCTTtgtggccatctgccaccccctGCGGCATGCTTCTGTACTCACAGGGCCTATGGTTGCCAAAATTGGACTAGCTGCCCTGACCAGAGGGTTTGTGCTCTTCTTTCCCCTGCCCTTCATCCTGAAGCGGCTGTCGTACTGCCGAAAGCACACTGTCACGCACTCCTTCTGTCTGCACCAAGATATTATGAAGCTGTCCTGTACTGACACCACGGTCAATGTGGTGTACGGGCTCTTTATCATCCTCTCGGTCATGGGCGTCGACTCCCTCTTCATTGGCTTCTCCTATATCCTCATCCTGAGGGCTGTGTTGGAGCTCTCCTCTCAGGGAGCAGCACTCAAAGCTTTCAACACCTGCATCTCccatctctgtgctgtgctggtcTTCTACGTGCCCCTCATTGGGCTCTCCGTGGTGCACAGGCTGAGTGGCCCCACTTCCCTGCTCCATGTGATTATGGCTAATATCTATCTACTGCTACCACCTGTGGTTAACCCTATAGTCTATGGAGCCAAAACCAAGGAGATTCGTTCTCGGGTCTTCCATATATTCTCACAGAATGGCAGGTGA
- the LOC102400888 gene encoding olfactory receptor 51E1 isoform X2 — protein MVGPNGNESSATYFILIGLPGLEEAQFWLAFPLCSLYLIAVLGNLTIIYIVRTEHSLHEPMYIFLCMLSGLDVLISTSSMPKMMAIFWFNSTTIQFDACLLQMFAIHSLSGMESTVLLAMAFDRYVAICHPLRHATVLTLPRVTKIGMAAVVRGVALMAPLPVFIKRLPFCRSNILSHSYCLHQDVMKLACADIRVNIIYGLIVIISAIGLDSLLISLSYLLILKTVLGLTREAQAKAFGTCVSHVCAVFIFYVPFIGLSMVHRFGKQHDSLLPVILANTYLLVPPVLNPIVYGVKTKEIRQRILRLFHVTTHTLDP, from the coding sequence ATGGTGGGTCCCAATGGCAACGAATCCAGTGCCACGTATTTCATCCTAATAGGCCTGCCAGGCTTGGAAGAAGCTCAGTTCTGGCTGGCCTTCCCATTGTGTTCCCTCTACCTTATTGCTGTGCTAGGTAACTTGACGATCATCTACATTGTGCGGACGGAGCACAGTCTTCATGAACCCATGTACATCTTTCTTTGCATGCTTTCTGGCCTTGATGTTCTCATCTCCACCTCATCCATGCCCAAAATGATGGCCATCTTCTGGTTCAACTCCACTACCATCCAGTTTGACGCTTGTCTATTACAGATGTTTGCCATCCACTCTTTATCTGGCATGGAGTCCACAGTACTGCTGGCCATGGCctttgaccgctatgtggccatctgccacccaCTACGCCATGCCACTGTGCTAACATTGCCTCGTGTAACCAAGATTGGCATGGCTGCTGTGGTGCGGGGGGTTGCACTTATGGCACCCCTGCCTGTCTTCATCAAAAGGCTACCCTTCTGCCGCTCCAATATCCTTTCCCATTCCTACTGCCTGCACCAAGATGTCATGAAGCTGGCCTGTGCTGACATCCGCGTCAATATCATCTATGGCCTCATCGTCATCATCTCAGCCATTGGCCTGGATTCGCTTCTCATCTCTTTGTCATATCTGCTTATCCTCAAGACTGTGTTGGGCTTGACACGTGAAGCCCAGGCAAAAGCATTTGGTACATGTGTCTCTCATGTGTGTGCTGTTTTCATATTCTATGTGCCTTTCATTGGATTGTCTATGGTGCACCGGTTTGGCAAGCAGCATGACTCCCTCCTGCCTGTCATCCTGGCCAACACCTACCTGCTTGTTCCCCCCGTTCTCAACCCTATTGTCTACGGAGTGAAGACAAAGGAGATCCGACAGCGCATCCTTCGTCTTTTTCATGTGACCACCCACACTTTGGATCCCTAA